A DNA window from Setaria viridis chromosome 2, Setaria_viridis_v4.0, whole genome shotgun sequence contains the following coding sequences:
- the LOC117843248 gene encoding uncharacterized protein, with product MATTVADLTEEALDAILRCLTPADLIRAALACHRWRRAASRALPRAPPLLGYFFHPQGPAKPPPEPTSDKTHHPAVFVPLDAASPRLSLELSPTAARGLSIQDVHLGLILLLHHPRPQSLLPRIVAVDPASRRRVLLPPPPPRGTLPDDRWRGDRSVIGVAVLSRAHPSRLSFDAVCVTIDGSLPRAWVASVRDGDCAWRALPRADRVVVDFDPWWFETRCVHAAGNIYWHICNSSRLLQLDPRTLEFSFMPVPAALGDRIKKYRIGEMPEDGRLCMAAIVDEEDLQIWVRGKARWSDRGWLLEREMSMTKVLDTVPGLPKESMGRMICTWLSDIDYARTGKVFIKTWGYGRYSFHMESGKLEHLVMKDGKEYGDPMYAYTLAWPPEFLAAKD from the coding sequence ATGGCGACGACGGTCGCCGACCTCACGGAGGAAGCCCTCGACGCCATCCTCCGCTGCCTCACCCCCGCCGACCTCATCCGCGCGGCGCTCGCCTGCCACCGCTGGCGCCgggccgcctcccgcgccctcccgcgcgcgccgcccctcctcggCTACTTCTTCCACCCGCAGGGCCCCGCCAAGCCGCCCCCCGAGCCGACGTCGGACAAGACCCACCACCCCGCCGTCTTCGTCCCACTCGACGCCGCCTCCCCGCGCCTCTCCCTCGAGCtcagccccaccgccgcccgcggcctctCCATCCAGGACGTCCACCtcggcctcatcctcctcctccaccacccgcgcCCCCAGTCGCTCCTGCCCCGCATCGTCGCCGTCGACCcggcgtcgcgccgccgcgtgctgctcccgccgccgccgccgcggggcacgCTGCCCGACGACCGCTGGCGCGGCGACAGGAGCGTCATCGGCGTCGCCGTGCTCTCGCGCGCGCACCCGAGCAGGCTCTCCTTCGACGCCGtctgcgtcaccatcgacggCAGCCTCCCGCGCGCCTGGGTCGCGTCCGTCCGCGACGGCGACTGCGCCTGGCGCGCGCTGCCGCGGGCCGACAGAGTCGTGGTCGACTTCGACCCGTGGTGGTTCGAGACCCGCTGCGTGCACGCCGCTGGGAACATCTACTGGCACATCTGCAACTCCAGCCGCCTGCTCCAGCTGGATCCTCGCACGCTGGAGTTCTCTTTCATGCCGGTGCCTGCCGCCCTGGGGGACCGAATCAAAAAGTACCGCATCGGGGAGATGCCGGAGGACGGCCGTCTGTGCATGGCAGCGATCGTGGACGAAGAAGATCTGCAGATCTGGGTGCGTGGTAAGGCCAGGTGGAGCGACCGGGGGTGGTTATTGGAGAGGGAGATGTCCATGACCAAGGTGCTCGACACCGTGCCTGGGCTACCCAAGGAATCGATGGGGCGGATGATATGCACCTGGCTCAGCGACATCGACTACGCCCGCACCGGTAAGGTGTTCATCAAGACGTGGGGATATGGGCGCTACTCATTCCATATGGAGAGTGGCAAGCTGGAGCACCTGGTGATGAAAGATGGCAAGGAGTACGGGGATCCCATGTACGCCTACACCTTGGCCTGGCCACCTGAGTTCCTCGCTGCAAAAGACTGA